A single region of the candidate division KSB1 bacterium genome encodes:
- a CDS encoding YkgJ family cysteine cluster protein, protein MPLDEILYKYRNLIFKVSSRCETLETLYREHLVCKPGCSQCCRVERTVLSIEGYIIERYLQKFSPQRIKRLRRLYKDSDETCPMLLKDRCVIYPVRPIICRTHGLPILYEEAGRAFIDYCRLNFTRLPLHYEFAEQDVLDMNPFNLELIELDRYFVEEVTHQPWHPKNRRSLKTILFHLDLRERQTNNSIIDELRSFYR, encoded by the coding sequence ATGCCCTTAGACGAAATATTGTACAAATATAGAAATCTGATTTTCAAGGTCAGCTCGAGATGCGAAACATTGGAAACGCTCTATCGGGAACATTTGGTCTGCAAGCCTGGCTGCAGCCAATGTTGCCGGGTGGAACGCACCGTTCTCTCTATAGAGGGATATATCATCGAGCGGTATTTGCAAAAATTTTCTCCGCAGCGGATCAAGCGACTCCGAAGGCTTTATAAAGACTCCGACGAGACATGTCCGATGTTACTAAAGGATCGATGTGTGATTTATCCAGTAAGGCCAATCATTTGTCGAACCCATGGATTGCCTATTCTTTATGAAGAAGCGGGAAGGGCGTTCATTGATTATTGTCGATTAAATTTCACTCGCCTGCCATTGCATTATGAGTTTGCTGAACAGGACGTTCTGGATATGAATCCGTTCAACCTTGAGCTTATTGAGCTTGATCGATATTTTGTGGAGGAGGTGACCCATCAGCCATGGCATCCTAAAAATCGTCGCTCTTTGAAGACGATTCTTTTTCATCTCGACTTGCGGGAACGTCAAACTAACAATTCGATCATTGATGAATTGCGCAGTTTTTA
- a CDS encoding TolC family protein encodes MKKYILLFFLIPFGVQAQDILTAEDAIRIGLKNNFDIQIARNTAEIARNNAGKGTSGFLPTLDALGNYQIRSSEQETNSPIGFGNSTSQNLNGTISLNWTLFDGFQMFANKSRYDELAKLGEYQARFQIENTVVAILAAYFNLVRQEQLLEVAKNARDVSETRLNKARVRRDLGGTSAADFLNAQVSFNNDVATLLNQELQVRIAQKNLNILLGRDPATPINVEKQITINGVNFEREELFQLAAERNSYLLFIRQNKLVADQNVKLAQSAFYPRLALNASYGYSDATTERKVTDGSSFFPRTVESQSKDATVGLTLSFNLFNGFRNKIDLQNAKIEAQNQELNLANVRNQIAGLVQEKFDTFQKQIELVRLEEQNLIAAQQNLDLQLERFNIGTASSLEFRDAQINLIRAQTALIAARYQARITRLEIEQLIGRVGIE; translated from the coding sequence ATGAAAAAATACATTCTACTATTTTTCTTGATTCCCTTTGGCGTACAAGCCCAGGACATCCTCACCGCCGAGGATGCTATCCGAATTGGACTGAAGAATAACTTCGATATCCAGATCGCTCGGAATACGGCCGAGATCGCCAGAAATAATGCGGGCAAAGGCACCTCTGGATTTCTGCCGACGCTGGATGCGCTGGGAAATTATCAGATCCGCTCCTCGGAACAGGAGACCAATTCGCCCATCGGATTTGGGAATTCAACCTCACAAAATCTCAATGGGACGATTTCGCTCAACTGGACGCTGTTCGATGGATTTCAGATGTTTGCCAATAAAAGTCGCTACGATGAACTGGCCAAACTGGGCGAATATCAGGCTCGGTTTCAAATTGAGAATACCGTGGTGGCCATTCTGGCCGCCTATTTCAATCTCGTGCGGCAGGAGCAACTGCTGGAGGTGGCGAAAAACGCCAGGGATGTATCCGAAACCCGCTTGAATAAAGCCAGGGTGCGTCGGGATTTAGGGGGCACCTCAGCGGCAGATTTTCTAAACGCCCAGGTCTCGTTCAACAACGACGTGGCGACGCTGCTGAACCAGGAATTGCAGGTCCGAATTGCTCAGAAAAATCTGAATATTTTGTTGGGACGAGACCCCGCCACGCCGATCAATGTGGAAAAGCAGATCACCATTAACGGGGTAAATTTTGAACGAGAGGAACTGTTTCAATTGGCAGCGGAGCGCAATAGCTATCTGCTGTTCATCCGACAAAATAAATTGGTGGCAGATCAAAATGTGAAACTGGCGCAATCGGCGTTCTATCCACGATTGGCGCTTAATGCCAGCTATGGCTATTCCGATGCCACCACCGAGCGCAAGGTCACCGATGGCAGTTCCTTTTTCCCCAGGACGGTGGAATCGCAAAGCAAAGACGCTACGGTCGGCCTAACGCTGTCGTTCAATCTGTTCAATGGCTTTCGCAATAAAATCGATCTGCAAAATGCGAAAATCGAGGCGCAAAATCAGGAATTGAATTTGGCCAATGTCAGAAATCAAATTGCGGGATTGGTGCAGGAGAAATTCGATACGTTTCAGAAGCAGATTGAGCTGGTCCGATTGGAAGAGCAAAATCTGATTGCCGCCCAGCAGAATTTAGACCTGCAATTGGAGCGATTCAATATCGGGACGGCCAGCTCCCTGGAATTTCGGGATGCCCAGATCAATTTAATCCGAGCCCAGACGGCCCTGATCGCTGCCCGCTATCAGGCGAGGATCACCAGGCTGGAGATCGAGCAGTTGATTGGGAGGGTGGGCATTGAATAG
- a CDS encoding efflux RND transporter permease subunit, which produces MKKIIEFFIKYRLWANVMMFSILGFGLLFYSNMKYSFFPEVEPSFIIIQVVYPGASPEEVEEGVILKIEENLDGLDGIERVTSTSRENFGVVTVEVAEGAKIDKVLTDVKNAVDRIGSFPLGVERPVIFEQKFRVRALSIVLYGETDRYNMKYIAENLRDELLATPEISQVSIEGLPNLEFSIEVAEADLRRYQLTFDEISRAVASANINISGGKLETRDEEMLIRAYGKNYFANELLNLVVRGNPDGTVIYLRDVATVKESWEDSPDRSYYNGRTAVVLNVDKTTAEDILAVAKTAKTIVQKFNESNDKVQALIIDDTTIPLRQRLSLLVNNGIMGLILVLILLGFFLNLRLSFWVAMGLPVAFAGMFIVANLSGITINAISLFGMIIVVGILVDDAIVVSENVYSHYERGKPALKAALDGSVEVLGPVTTSVLTTIIAFLPFFFLSGFLGKFIWQMAVVVVAALSFSLIESFTILPAHLAHSKALRPQQKLSVVRQKIEKMIAYLTHRIYGPTLKLAMRRKWITVSIPFAFVFLTIGLLGGGFIGVTFFPFIDGDTLPINVSLVPGRQEADTDSLLAQIERITWQVNDQLKQERADKKDVILGIKRDIGSNDFGDAGSHAGRLTLQLLDGEQRNMESFIIANRIRQAVGPVPEAQKISFGRTSVFGKPVSVSLLGNNLKELNKARDLMVAELSKFTTLKDITDSNQEGRREINITLKPRAYALGLTLRDVAGQVRQGFFGQEVQRIQRGRDEIRVWVRYRPEDRAALGFLDQMRIRTSTGAEYPFSELATYEIKRGISAINHLEKKREVRVEADLVDTNIDLPPILAEIRERVVPNVLAQVQGVQVSFEGQSRDQEKMQRSMRSAFSVALLANLILLFLVFRSYAQGLHIFSFIPFGIMGAIWGHGIMGLQVNTLSLYGIIALAGIVINDSIVFVDQINRNVREGQKVFDAVYNAGISRLRPILLTTLTTVAGLAPLMFETSRQAQFLIPMAVSLAYGLLFGTFLLLIILPASYLVQNKFRLWLAYLLTGKKHVPEEVEPAWKEMQVVG; this is translated from the coding sequence ATGAAAAAGATCATCGAATTTTTCATAAAATATCGCCTGTGGGCCAACGTGATGATGTTCAGCATCCTCGGCTTCGGGCTTCTGTTTTATTCAAATATGAAATACTCGTTCTTCCCTGAAGTTGAGCCGAGTTTTATCATCATCCAGGTCGTTTATCCTGGCGCTTCGCCTGAGGAAGTAGAGGAGGGTGTGATCTTAAAGATTGAAGAGAATCTGGATGGTCTCGACGGAATCGAGCGAGTGACCTCAACGTCTCGTGAGAATTTTGGTGTGGTCACAGTGGAGGTGGCTGAGGGAGCTAAGATTGATAAAGTCTTGACTGATGTCAAAAATGCCGTAGACCGTATCGGGTCGTTTCCGCTGGGAGTGGAGAGGCCTGTGATTTTTGAGCAGAAATTCCGTGTTCGGGCGCTCTCGATCGTTCTCTATGGCGAGACCGATCGGTACAACATGAAGTACATTGCAGAAAATTTGCGGGATGAATTGCTGGCGACACCAGAGATTTCACAGGTCAGCATCGAGGGATTGCCCAATTTGGAATTTTCTATTGAAGTGGCGGAGGCCGATTTGCGCCGCTATCAGTTGACGTTCGATGAGATCTCCCGAGCGGTGGCTTCGGCCAATATCAACATTTCAGGCGGAAAATTGGAGACCCGTGATGAGGAGATGTTGATCCGAGCGTATGGCAAAAACTATTTTGCCAACGAATTGCTCAATCTCGTCGTGCGAGGCAATCCCGATGGCACTGTGATCTACCTGAGAGATGTGGCGACAGTTAAGGAGAGTTGGGAGGACAGCCCAGATCGATCGTATTATAACGGTCGCACGGCGGTGGTGCTGAATGTCGATAAAACGACTGCGGAAGATATTTTGGCCGTTGCCAAGACTGCCAAAACCATCGTTCAAAAATTTAATGAGAGCAATGATAAAGTCCAGGCATTGATTATCGACGACACCACAATTCCCTTGCGGCAACGGCTGTCGTTACTGGTGAACAATGGCATCATGGGCTTGATTTTGGTGCTCATTCTGTTGGGATTTTTCTTGAATCTTCGGCTTTCATTCTGGGTGGCTATGGGCTTGCCCGTGGCTTTTGCAGGGATGTTCATCGTCGCCAATTTATCGGGCATCACCATCAATGCGATTTCGCTGTTTGGTATGATTATCGTGGTTGGAATCCTGGTGGACGATGCAATCGTGGTGAGTGAAAATGTCTATTCCCACTACGAGCGGGGCAAACCCGCCCTGAAAGCCGCCCTGGATGGTAGCGTAGAGGTGTTAGGGCCTGTAACGACCTCGGTTCTAACTACCATCATCGCCTTTCTGCCGTTCTTTTTCCTCAGCGGCTTCCTGGGCAAGTTCATCTGGCAGATGGCGGTAGTCGTGGTAGCGGCGCTTTCATTTTCTCTGATTGAATCATTTACGATCCTGCCCGCTCATCTGGCGCATTCAAAGGCGCTCCGACCTCAACAGAAGCTATCGGTTGTGCGGCAAAAAATCGAAAAAATGATCGCATACCTGACGCATCGAATTTATGGGCCGACATTGAAATTGGCCATGCGGCGCAAGTGGATCACGGTCTCCATTCCGTTTGCGTTCGTGTTTCTGACCATCGGCTTGCTCGGTGGCGGATTCATCGGCGTCACTTTTTTCCCATTTATCGATGGGGATACGCTGCCCATAAACGTTTCGCTGGTGCCTGGTCGACAGGAAGCGGATACGGATTCGCTATTGGCGCAGATCGAACGCATCACCTGGCAGGTGAATGACCAATTGAAGCAGGAGCGTGCAGATAAAAAAGATGTGATCCTCGGCATCAAGCGGGACATCGGCAGCAACGATTTTGGCGATGCAGGTAGCCACGCAGGGCGATTGACCCTACAACTGTTAGACGGCGAACAGCGCAATATGGAAAGCTTCATTATTGCCAATCGCATTCGCCAGGCAGTTGGACCTGTGCCCGAAGCGCAGAAAATTTCGTTCGGACGCACCAGTGTCTTTGGCAAGCCTGTTTCGGTGAGTTTGTTGGGGAATAATCTAAAAGAACTGAACAAAGCCCGAGACCTGATGGTTGCAGAACTCAGCAAGTTCACGACGCTGAAAGATATCACCGACTCCAATCAGGAAGGCCGAAGGGAGATCAATATCACGCTCAAGCCCCGTGCTTATGCGCTGGGACTGACGCTGCGAGATGTGGCAGGGCAGGTGCGGCAGGGATTTTTCGGCCAGGAAGTGCAACGGATTCAGCGGGGCAGGGATGAAATTCGGGTCTGGGTGCGGTATCGCCCCGAAGATCGGGCGGCATTGGGATTTTTAGATCAGATGCGCATTCGAACCAGTACGGGAGCGGAATATCCGTTCAGCGAGTTGGCAACGTATGAGATCAAACGAGGCATTTCGGCCATTAACCACCTGGAGAAAAAGCGAGAGGTGCGAGTAGAGGCGGATCTTGTGGATACAAACATCGATCTACCGCCAATCCTGGCTGAGATTCGAGAGCGAGTGGTGCCGAACGTGTTGGCGCAGGTACAGGGAGTTCAAGTTTCCTTTGAAGGCCAATCCCGTGATCAGGAGAAAATGCAAAGATCGATGCGCAGTGCTTTCTCTGTGGCCCTATTAGCTAATCTAATCCTTCTATTTTTGGTATTTCGATCTTATGCCCAGGGATTACATATTTTCTCATTCATCCCATTCGGAATTATGGGTGCCATCTGGGGACATGGCATTATGGGGTTGCAGGTGAATACGCTATCGCTGTACGGAATCATCGCTCTGGCAGGCATTGTCATTAACGATAGCATCGTTTTTGTGGATCAAATCAATCGCAATGTTCGGGAGGGCCAGAAGGTGTTTGATGCGGTCTATAATGCGGGCATCTCTCGCTTGCGACCGATCCTTTTGACGACGTTAACCACAGTAGCAGGCCTGGCCCCACTGATGTTTGAAACCAGTCGTCAGGCCCAATTTCTGATCCCGATGGCAGTTTCTCTCGCCTATGGCTTGCTGTTTGGGACGTTCTTATTGTTGATCATTCTGCCAGCTTCATATCTGGTACAAAATAAATTTCGTCTCTGGCTGGCTTATTTGCTAACTGGCAAGAAACATGTGCCAGAAGAAGTAGAGCCAGCATGGAAAGAGATGCAGGTGGTAGGTTAA
- a CDS encoding efflux RND transporter periplasmic adaptor subunit, translated as MKRKIIITLPIIILIIGFIAMRVLISMKKEPPKRPAVVRPRMVAAQVVQLKDIPAQIIAYGRLMSAQPITLFSEVAGEIMPGTVPFQPAQSFKKGDLLLKIDDRQIKLDINTAKSEFLNALAAVLPELKADFPEEYEKYQSYFDCCGFGEELRELPETDNQKVKLFLSRFNVYKLYFAVRNLEIRLEKHYFYAPFDGSIVSADLRVGATARVGSQLGQIINLENLEVELPIPAIDVQWIDQTRPVIFTSSEMAGQWQGKIRRIGKNIDTRTQAVQVYASVDRGDQNGLFNGVFLKAQIPGKVIRNGIAIPRRAIYEDKFVYLIKNGRLDYREVMISFQEPESVIATGGLQNGDTLVVELLQGVAPGMLAEARISEEVGR; from the coding sequence ATGAAACGAAAAATTATCATTACGCTACCCATTATTATTTTAATCATCGGCTTTATCGCCATGCGAGTCTTGATCAGCATGAAAAAGGAGCCACCCAAGCGGCCTGCGGTGGTGCGGCCCAGAATGGTGGCGGCGCAGGTGGTGCAGTTGAAAGATATTCCTGCGCAGATTATCGCTTACGGCCGATTGATGTCGGCGCAGCCAATTACGTTGTTCAGCGAGGTGGCAGGCGAGATCATGCCAGGTACTGTGCCGTTCCAGCCTGCCCAATCGTTCAAAAAGGGCGATCTGCTGCTGAAGATCGATGATCGGCAGATCAAGCTGGATATCAATACCGCCAAGAGCGAATTCCTCAATGCGCTGGCTGCGGTGCTGCCTGAGCTGAAGGCGGATTTTCCTGAAGAATACGAAAAATATCAGAGCTATTTCGACTGCTGCGGCTTCGGCGAGGAACTTCGAGAATTGCCTGAGACAGACAATCAGAAGGTCAAGCTGTTTCTGTCTCGGTTCAATGTGTACAAACTTTATTTTGCGGTGCGCAATCTGGAGATTCGGTTGGAGAAGCATTATTTCTACGCACCGTTCGATGGCTCGATTGTTTCGGCTGATCTCAGAGTTGGCGCAACGGCTCGAGTGGGAAGTCAATTGGGGCAGATTATCAATCTTGAAAATCTGGAGGTGGAGTTGCCCATTCCTGCCATCGATGTGCAGTGGATCGACCAGACCAGGCCTGTGATTTTCACGTCGAGCGAGATGGCGGGCCAGTGGCAGGGCAAGATCAGGCGCATCGGCAAAAATATCGACACCCGAACCCAGGCGGTTCAGGTGTATGCCTCGGTGGATCGGGGCGATCAAAATGGCCTATTCAATGGCGTATTTCTCAAAGCGCAGATTCCAGGCAAGGTCATCAGAAACGGCATTGCCATCCCCCGCCGAGCGATTTACGAGGACAAGTTCGTCTACCTGATCAAAAATGGCAGGCTGGATTACCGAGAGGTGATGATTTCATTTCAGGAGCCTGAATCGGTCATCGCCACAGGCGGTCTTCAGAATGGCGATACGCTGGTCGTCGAATTGTTGCAAGGCGTGGCACCTGGCATGTTGGCCGAAGCACGCATCAGTGAGGAGGTTGGCCGATGA
- the rtcA gene encoding RNA 3'-terminal phosphate cyclase, translating to MIQIDGSFGEGGGQVLRTSLTLSLITGEPFEIYNIRAKRKRPGLQPQHLKCVEAARLISNGATKGEKIGSTHLIFEPGAVRPGEYQFDIGTAGSTSLVLHTVYLPLALSNGPSSLCITGGTHVPWSPCFHYLTHQWLLYLKKIGFHLKLFLDRAGFYPVGDGKIRAEIAPAEKLNSLQLINRGNLKNLTGISAIANLDISIAERQRNQSLKRLERLGYSAEIAIERLESRHKGTMMLLRAHFEGGSGCFTALGEIRKRAEQVADEAVSELEEYLASEGCLDKYLADQLILPLAVVNGTSEFTVSKVTNHLLTNMTVVQKFLDIQATIEGSIGETGIVTLVVGPKRTKN from the coding sequence CAGATTGATGGTTCTTTTGGAGAAGGTGGGGGACAAGTGCTGCGAACATCGCTGACATTATCATTGATCACTGGCGAGCCATTTGAGATTTATAATATCCGAGCCAAACGCAAACGGCCGGGATTGCAGCCTCAGCACCTGAAATGCGTTGAAGCTGCGCGATTAATCAGTAATGGCGCGACTAAGGGCGAAAAAATAGGCTCCACTCATTTAATCTTTGAGCCAGGAGCTGTGAGACCTGGAGAATATCAGTTTGACATTGGTACGGCTGGGTCCACAAGTCTGGTGCTCCATACTGTTTATTTGCCGCTGGCGCTGTCTAACGGCCCTTCAAGTTTATGCATCACTGGTGGCACCCATGTCCCATGGAGCCCGTGTTTTCATTATCTCACCCATCAATGGCTCCTATATCTCAAAAAGATTGGCTTTCATTTGAAGCTCTTTTTGGATCGAGCTGGATTCTATCCAGTAGGAGATGGAAAAATACGTGCAGAGATTGCGCCAGCAGAAAAGCTCAACTCACTTCAATTAATAAACCGTGGGAATCTGAAGAACCTCACGGGCATTTCTGCAATTGCGAACCTCGATATTTCCATCGCCGAGCGTCAGCGCAATCAATCCTTAAAAAGATTGGAGCGTTTGGGCTATTCAGCAGAAATTGCCATCGAACGATTAGAATCGCGGCACAAAGGCACAATGATGCTCTTGCGCGCTCATTTTGAGGGAGGAAGCGGGTGTTTTACTGCGCTGGGAGAAATTAGAAAACGTGCAGAACAAGTGGCAGATGAAGCCGTTTCCGAATTGGAGGAATATCTCGCTTCGGAAGGATGCCTTGATAAATATCTGGCTGACCAATTGATCTTGCCGCTGGCGGTCGTAAATGGAACTTCAGAATTCACGGTATCGAAAGTTACCAATCATTTACTGACCAATATGACAGTGGTTCAAAAATTTTTAGATATTCAAGCTACGATAGAGGGAAGTATTGGTGAGACAGGAATCGTAACACTCGTTGTCGGGCCAAAAAGGACCAAAAATTGA